The Impatiens glandulifera chromosome 8, dImpGla2.1, whole genome shotgun sequence genome includes a window with the following:
- the LOC124912407 gene encoding tropinone reductase-like 1, translating to MSFNGFASAPASNKRRLEGKVAIITGGSSGIGESAVKIFWENGAKIVIADIQDKAGQALAESLGGENVSYIHCDISNEEDIINLVDSTVAKYGHLDIMYNNAGVIDRPFGSILDTTKADLNKVLQVNLGGSFMGAKHAARVMIPQKKGCILFTASASTAIAGLSTHAYTASKYGIVGLSKNLSAELGQHGIRVNCVSPYGVMTNMTPGLSDEMKAHCEIMTSEYGNLKGKILKADDVANAALFLASDDAAYISGLNLVVDGGFSVVNPTTWKALGLIQ from the exons ATGAGTTTCAATGGATTTGCATCAGCTCCTGCATCCAACAAAAGAAG GCTGGAAGGTAAGGTAGCCATCATAACCGGAGGATCGAGTGGAATCGGAGAAAGCGCGGTGAAGATCTTTTGGGAAAATGGCGCAAAAATTGTGATCGCTGATATCCAAGATAAAGCGGGACAAGCTCTAGCTGAAAGTCTAGGCGGAGAGAATGTTTCCTATATTCATTGTGACATATCAAACGAAGAAGACATCATTAATCTCGTTGATTCAACCGTTGCTAAATATGGCCATCTCGACATCATGTACAATAATGCTGGCGTCATTGATCGTCCTTTTGGAAGTATCCTCGACACCACCAAAGCCGACCTCAATAAG GTGCTCCAAGTGAACTTGGGTGGATCATTCATGGGAGCCAAGCACGCGGCTAGAGTCATGATCCCTCAAAAGAAGGGTTGCATATTGTTCACGGCGAGCGCATCCACAGCCATAGCGGGTCTTTCCACCCACGCCTACACGGCTTCTAAGTATGGAATAGTAGGATTGTCGAAAAATTTGTCTGCCGAGCTTGGGCAACACGGAATCAGGGTGAATTGCGTGTCACCATATGGGGTTATGACAAACATGACCCCGGGATTGTCTGATGAGATGAAGGCGCATTGCGAGATCATGACTAGCGAGTATGGGAACTTGAAAGGAAAGATCCTCAAGGCCGACGATGTGGCAAATGCTGCCTTGTTCTTGGCTAGCGATGATGCCGCTTACATAAGTGGACTCAACCTTGTGGTAGATGGAGGATTTAGTGTTGTCAATCCAACTACATGGAAGGCTTTGGGTCTTATTCAATGA